A stretch of Electrophorus electricus isolate fEleEle1 chromosome 3, fEleEle1.pri, whole genome shotgun sequence DNA encodes these proteins:
- the im:7151449 gene encoding complement decay-accelerating factor isoform X1, with product MISPKFRCWTLFLPLLAFISSGKAECTKPKLEGNVVLTDEANLKNEFLDESDVTLECANGYVLDHGSDRITCMGGTWSKQELICKKKDCGMPRPVANMQYGIPNGTLFGAFIKPYCDRGYDLQGSSYRQCLANGWTGRSMCFLKKCAKPTEIHNGMIINHSNKELPDFQDVIQYSCHENYILEGNSSIVCQENGEYSSPPPQCRGKREPASEPTESTPSNFYTNSTLPRLGNESDLRELESTESTLTESTTSNLSAISTPPESQGMVEEASFGQFLTEVFGIVFGILILPSCVFLEYQLCSGHNCVGPGILYAIYRHLKRKGSYDTGEALRTKEELLQKHSL from the exons ATGATCAGCCCGAAATTTAGATGTTGGACATTGTTCCTACCATTGTTGGCTTTTATTTCATCAGGAAAAGCCG AGTGTACGAAACCTAAGCTGGAGGGCAACGTCGTCTTAACTGATGAGGCGAATCTGAAGAATGAATTCCTAGATGAATCTGATGTTACTCTTGAGTGTGCCAATGGATACGTCCTGGATCACGGATCAGATAGAATCACATGTATGGGAGGGACGTGGAGCAAACAAGAATTAATATGCAAAA AGAAAGACTGTGGTATGCCTAGACCTGTGGCCAATATGCAATATGGCATCCCTAATGGAACATTGTTTGGTGCATTCATCAAGCCATATTGtgacagagg ATATGATCTTCAGGGTTCAAGCTATAGGCAATGTCTTGCAAATGGCTGGACTGGAAGGTCAATGTGTTTCT tgaaAAAATGTGCCAAGCCTACCGAGATTCATAATGGTATGATAATCAACCATTCAAACAAGGAATTGCCAGATTTTCAAGATGTTATTCAATACTCCTGTCATGAAAACTATATTCTTGAAGGCAACAGTTCCATTGTTTGCCAGGAAAATGGTGAATATAGCTCCCCACCACCCCAGTGCAGAG GTAAAAGAGAACCAGCCAGTGAGCCAACAGAATCCACCCCCAGCAACTTTTATACCAACAGCACTCTACCCAGATTAGGAAATGAATCTG ATTTGAGGGAATTGGAGTCAACCGAATCTACACTAACTGAATCTACAACCAGCAACCTCAGCGCCATCAGTACCCCACCTGAATCACAGG GAATGGTGGAAGAAGCGTCCTTTGGTCAATTTCTAA CAGAAGTTTTTGGGATTGTATTTGGCATTTTAATAT TACCGTCTTGTGTCTTTCTGGAATATCAGTTATGCAGTGGCCATAACTGTG TAGGTCCAGGCATCCTGTATGCTATTTATCGCCATCTTAAACGGAAAGG ATCATATGACACTGGAGAAGCGCTGAGGACAAAAGAAGAATTATTGCAAAAACACAGTCTCTAA
- the im:7151449 gene encoding sushi, von Willebrand factor type A, EGF and pentraxin domain-containing protein 1 isoform X3, with the protein MISPKFRCWTLFLPLLAFISSGKAECTKPKLEGNVVLTDEANLKNEFLDESDVTLECANGYVLDHGSDRITCMGGTWSKQELICKKKDCGMPRPVANMQYGIPNGTLFGAFIKPYCDRGYDLQGSSYRQCLANGWTGRSMCFLKKCAKPTEIHNGMIINHSNKELPDFQDVIQYSCHENYILEGNSSIVCQENGEYSSPPPQCRGKREPASEPTESTPSNFYTNSTLPRLGNESDLRELESTESTLTESTTSNLSAISTPPESQGMVEEASFGQFLTEVFGIVFGILILPSCVFLEYQLCSGHNCGPGILYAIYRHLKRKGSYDTGEALRTKEELLQKHSL; encoded by the exons ATGATCAGCCCGAAATTTAGATGTTGGACATTGTTCCTACCATTGTTGGCTTTTATTTCATCAGGAAAAGCCG AGTGTACGAAACCTAAGCTGGAGGGCAACGTCGTCTTAACTGATGAGGCGAATCTGAAGAATGAATTCCTAGATGAATCTGATGTTACTCTTGAGTGTGCCAATGGATACGTCCTGGATCACGGATCAGATAGAATCACATGTATGGGAGGGACGTGGAGCAAACAAGAATTAATATGCAAAA AGAAAGACTGTGGTATGCCTAGACCTGTGGCCAATATGCAATATGGCATCCCTAATGGAACATTGTTTGGTGCATTCATCAAGCCATATTGtgacagagg ATATGATCTTCAGGGTTCAAGCTATAGGCAATGTCTTGCAAATGGCTGGACTGGAAGGTCAATGTGTTTCT tgaaAAAATGTGCCAAGCCTACCGAGATTCATAATGGTATGATAATCAACCATTCAAACAAGGAATTGCCAGATTTTCAAGATGTTATTCAATACTCCTGTCATGAAAACTATATTCTTGAAGGCAACAGTTCCATTGTTTGCCAGGAAAATGGTGAATATAGCTCCCCACCACCCCAGTGCAGAG GTAAAAGAGAACCAGCCAGTGAGCCAACAGAATCCACCCCCAGCAACTTTTATACCAACAGCACTCTACCCAGATTAGGAAATGAATCTG ATTTGAGGGAATTGGAGTCAACCGAATCTACACTAACTGAATCTACAACCAGCAACCTCAGCGCCATCAGTACCCCACCTGAATCACAGG GAATGGTGGAAGAAGCGTCCTTTGGTCAATTTCTAA CAGAAGTTTTTGGGATTGTATTTGGCATTTTAATAT TACCGTCTTGTGTCTTTCTGGAATATCAGTTATGCAGTGGCCATAACTGTG GTCCAGGCATCCTGTATGCTATTTATCGCCATCTTAAACGGAAAGG ATCATATGACACTGGAGAAGCGCTGAGGACAAAAGAAGAATTATTGCAAAAACACAGTCTCTAA
- the im:7151449 gene encoding complement decay-accelerating factor isoform X4, whose amino-acid sequence MISPKFRCWTLFLPLLAFISSGKAECTKPKLEGNVVLTDEANLKNEFLDESDVTLECANGYVLDHGSDRITCMGGTWSKQELICKKKDCGMPRPVANMQYGIPNGTLFGAFIKPYCDRGYDLQGSSYRQCLANGWTGRSMCFLKKCAKPTEIHNGMIINHSNKELPDFQDVIQYSCHENYILEGNSSIVCQENGEYSSPPPQCRGKREPASEPTESTPSNFYTNSTLPRLGNESDLRELESTESTLTESTTSNLSAISTPPESQGMVEEASFGQFLTEVFGIVFGILILGPGILYAIYRHLKRKGSYDTGEALRTKEELLQKHSL is encoded by the exons ATGATCAGCCCGAAATTTAGATGTTGGACATTGTTCCTACCATTGTTGGCTTTTATTTCATCAGGAAAAGCCG AGTGTACGAAACCTAAGCTGGAGGGCAACGTCGTCTTAACTGATGAGGCGAATCTGAAGAATGAATTCCTAGATGAATCTGATGTTACTCTTGAGTGTGCCAATGGATACGTCCTGGATCACGGATCAGATAGAATCACATGTATGGGAGGGACGTGGAGCAAACAAGAATTAATATGCAAAA AGAAAGACTGTGGTATGCCTAGACCTGTGGCCAATATGCAATATGGCATCCCTAATGGAACATTGTTTGGTGCATTCATCAAGCCATATTGtgacagagg ATATGATCTTCAGGGTTCAAGCTATAGGCAATGTCTTGCAAATGGCTGGACTGGAAGGTCAATGTGTTTCT tgaaAAAATGTGCCAAGCCTACCGAGATTCATAATGGTATGATAATCAACCATTCAAACAAGGAATTGCCAGATTTTCAAGATGTTATTCAATACTCCTGTCATGAAAACTATATTCTTGAAGGCAACAGTTCCATTGTTTGCCAGGAAAATGGTGAATATAGCTCCCCACCACCCCAGTGCAGAG GTAAAAGAGAACCAGCCAGTGAGCCAACAGAATCCACCCCCAGCAACTTTTATACCAACAGCACTCTACCCAGATTAGGAAATGAATCTG ATTTGAGGGAATTGGAGTCAACCGAATCTACACTAACTGAATCTACAACCAGCAACCTCAGCGCCATCAGTACCCCACCTGAATCACAGG GAATGGTGGAAGAAGCGTCCTTTGGTCAATTTCTAA CAGAAGTTTTTGGGATTGTATTTGGCATTTTAATAT TAGGTCCAGGCATCCTGTATGCTATTTATCGCCATCTTAAACGGAAAGG ATCATATGACACTGGAGAAGCGCTGAGGACAAAAGAAGAATTATTGCAAAAACACAGTCTCTAA
- the im:7151449 gene encoding complement decay-accelerating factor isoform X5: MISPKFRCWTLFLPLLAFISSGKAECTKPKLEGNVVLTDEANLKNEFLDESDVTLECANGYVLDHGSDRITCMGGTWSKQELICKKKDCGMPRPVANMQYGIPNGTLFGAFIKPYCDRGYDLQGSSYRQCLANGWTGRSMCFLKKCAKPTEIHNGMIINHSNKELPDFQDVIQYSCHENYILEGNSSIVCQENGEYSSPPPQCRGKREPASEPTESTPSNFYTNSTLPRLGNESDLRELESTESTLTESTTSNLSAISTPPESQGMVEEASFGQFLKVFGIVFGILILGPGILYAIYRHLKRKGSYDTGEALRTKEELLQKHSL, translated from the exons ATGATCAGCCCGAAATTTAGATGTTGGACATTGTTCCTACCATTGTTGGCTTTTATTTCATCAGGAAAAGCCG AGTGTACGAAACCTAAGCTGGAGGGCAACGTCGTCTTAACTGATGAGGCGAATCTGAAGAATGAATTCCTAGATGAATCTGATGTTACTCTTGAGTGTGCCAATGGATACGTCCTGGATCACGGATCAGATAGAATCACATGTATGGGAGGGACGTGGAGCAAACAAGAATTAATATGCAAAA AGAAAGACTGTGGTATGCCTAGACCTGTGGCCAATATGCAATATGGCATCCCTAATGGAACATTGTTTGGTGCATTCATCAAGCCATATTGtgacagagg ATATGATCTTCAGGGTTCAAGCTATAGGCAATGTCTTGCAAATGGCTGGACTGGAAGGTCAATGTGTTTCT tgaaAAAATGTGCCAAGCCTACCGAGATTCATAATGGTATGATAATCAACCATTCAAACAAGGAATTGCCAGATTTTCAAGATGTTATTCAATACTCCTGTCATGAAAACTATATTCTTGAAGGCAACAGTTCCATTGTTTGCCAGGAAAATGGTGAATATAGCTCCCCACCACCCCAGTGCAGAG GTAAAAGAGAACCAGCCAGTGAGCCAACAGAATCCACCCCCAGCAACTTTTATACCAACAGCACTCTACCCAGATTAGGAAATGAATCTG ATTTGAGGGAATTGGAGTCAACCGAATCTACACTAACTGAATCTACAACCAGCAACCTCAGCGCCATCAGTACCCCACCTGAATCACAGG GAATGGTGGAAGAAGCGTCCTTTGGTCAATTTCTAA AAGTTTTTGGGATTGTATTTGGCATTTTAATAT TAGGTCCAGGCATCCTGTATGCTATTTATCGCCATCTTAAACGGAAAGG ATCATATGACACTGGAGAAGCGCTGAGGACAAAAGAAGAATTATTGCAAAAACACAGTCTCTAA
- the im:7151449 gene encoding complement decay-accelerating factor isoform X2, with the protein MISPKFRCWTLFLPLLAFISSGKAECTKPKLEGNVVLTDEANLKNEFLDESDVTLECANGYVLDHGSDRITCMGGTWSKQELICKKKDCGMPRPVANMQYGIPNGTLFGAFIKPYCDRGYDLQGSSYRQCLANGWTGRSMCFLKKCAKPTEIHNGMIINHSNKELPDFQDVIQYSCHENYILEGNSSIVCQENGEYSSPPPQCRGKREPASEPTESTPSNFYTNSTLPRLGNESDLRELESTESTLTESTTSNLSAISTPPESQGMVEEASFGQFLKVFGIVFGILILPSCVFLEYQLCSGHNCVGPGILYAIYRHLKRKGSYDTGEALRTKEELLQKHSL; encoded by the exons ATGATCAGCCCGAAATTTAGATGTTGGACATTGTTCCTACCATTGTTGGCTTTTATTTCATCAGGAAAAGCCG AGTGTACGAAACCTAAGCTGGAGGGCAACGTCGTCTTAACTGATGAGGCGAATCTGAAGAATGAATTCCTAGATGAATCTGATGTTACTCTTGAGTGTGCCAATGGATACGTCCTGGATCACGGATCAGATAGAATCACATGTATGGGAGGGACGTGGAGCAAACAAGAATTAATATGCAAAA AGAAAGACTGTGGTATGCCTAGACCTGTGGCCAATATGCAATATGGCATCCCTAATGGAACATTGTTTGGTGCATTCATCAAGCCATATTGtgacagagg ATATGATCTTCAGGGTTCAAGCTATAGGCAATGTCTTGCAAATGGCTGGACTGGAAGGTCAATGTGTTTCT tgaaAAAATGTGCCAAGCCTACCGAGATTCATAATGGTATGATAATCAACCATTCAAACAAGGAATTGCCAGATTTTCAAGATGTTATTCAATACTCCTGTCATGAAAACTATATTCTTGAAGGCAACAGTTCCATTGTTTGCCAGGAAAATGGTGAATATAGCTCCCCACCACCCCAGTGCAGAG GTAAAAGAGAACCAGCCAGTGAGCCAACAGAATCCACCCCCAGCAACTTTTATACCAACAGCACTCTACCCAGATTAGGAAATGAATCTG ATTTGAGGGAATTGGAGTCAACCGAATCTACACTAACTGAATCTACAACCAGCAACCTCAGCGCCATCAGTACCCCACCTGAATCACAGG GAATGGTGGAAGAAGCGTCCTTTGGTCAATTTCTAA AAGTTTTTGGGATTGTATTTGGCATTTTAATAT TACCGTCTTGTGTCTTTCTGGAATATCAGTTATGCAGTGGCCATAACTGTG TAGGTCCAGGCATCCTGTATGCTATTTATCGCCATCTTAAACGGAAAGG ATCATATGACACTGGAGAAGCGCTGAGGACAAAAGAAGAATTATTGCAAAAACACAGTCTCTAA
- the im:7151449 gene encoding complement decay-accelerating factor isoform X7, whose product MISPKFRCWTLFLPLLAFISSGKAECTKPKLEGNVVLTDEANLKNEFLDESDVTLECANGYVLDHGSDRITCMGGTWSKQELICKKKDCGMPRPVANMQYGIPNGTLFGAFIKPYCDRGYDLQGSSYRQCLANGWTGRSMCFLKKCAKPTEIHNGMIINHSNKELPDFQDVIQYSCHENYILEGNSSIVCQENGEYSSPPPQCRGKREPASEPTESTPSNFYTNSTLPRLGNESDLRELESTESTLTESTTSNLSAISTPPESQGMVEEASFGQFLKVFGIVFGILICPGILYAIYRHLKRKGSYDTGEALRTKEELLQKHSL is encoded by the exons ATGATCAGCCCGAAATTTAGATGTTGGACATTGTTCCTACCATTGTTGGCTTTTATTTCATCAGGAAAAGCCG AGTGTACGAAACCTAAGCTGGAGGGCAACGTCGTCTTAACTGATGAGGCGAATCTGAAGAATGAATTCCTAGATGAATCTGATGTTACTCTTGAGTGTGCCAATGGATACGTCCTGGATCACGGATCAGATAGAATCACATGTATGGGAGGGACGTGGAGCAAACAAGAATTAATATGCAAAA AGAAAGACTGTGGTATGCCTAGACCTGTGGCCAATATGCAATATGGCATCCCTAATGGAACATTGTTTGGTGCATTCATCAAGCCATATTGtgacagagg ATATGATCTTCAGGGTTCAAGCTATAGGCAATGTCTTGCAAATGGCTGGACTGGAAGGTCAATGTGTTTCT tgaaAAAATGTGCCAAGCCTACCGAGATTCATAATGGTATGATAATCAACCATTCAAACAAGGAATTGCCAGATTTTCAAGATGTTATTCAATACTCCTGTCATGAAAACTATATTCTTGAAGGCAACAGTTCCATTGTTTGCCAGGAAAATGGTGAATATAGCTCCCCACCACCCCAGTGCAGAG GTAAAAGAGAACCAGCCAGTGAGCCAACAGAATCCACCCCCAGCAACTTTTATACCAACAGCACTCTACCCAGATTAGGAAATGAATCTG ATTTGAGGGAATTGGAGTCAACCGAATCTACACTAACTGAATCTACAACCAGCAACCTCAGCGCCATCAGTACCCCACCTGAATCACAGG GAATGGTGGAAGAAGCGTCCTTTGGTCAATTTCTAA AAGTTTTTGGGATTGTATTTGGCATTTTAATAT GTCCAGGCATCCTGTATGCTATTTATCGCCATCTTAAACGGAAAGG ATCATATGACACTGGAGAAGCGCTGAGGACAAAAGAAGAATTATTGCAAAAACACAGTCTCTAA
- the im:7151449 gene encoding complement decay-accelerating factor isoform X6, producing the protein MISPKFRCWTLFLPLLAFISSGKAECTKPKLEGNVVLTDEANLKNEFLDESDVTLECANGYVLDHGSDRITCMGGTWSKQELICKKKDCGMPRPVANMQYGIPNGTLFGAFIKPYCDRGYDLQGSSYRQCLANGWTGRSMCFLKKCAKPTEIHNGMIINHSNKELPDFQDVIQYSCHENYILEGNSSIVCQENGEYSSPPPQCRGKREPASEPTESTPSNFYTNSTLPRLGNESDLRELESTESTLTESTTSNLSAISTPPESQGMVEEASFGQFLTEVFGIVFGILICPGILYAIYRHLKRKGSYDTGEALRTKEELLQKHSL; encoded by the exons ATGATCAGCCCGAAATTTAGATGTTGGACATTGTTCCTACCATTGTTGGCTTTTATTTCATCAGGAAAAGCCG AGTGTACGAAACCTAAGCTGGAGGGCAACGTCGTCTTAACTGATGAGGCGAATCTGAAGAATGAATTCCTAGATGAATCTGATGTTACTCTTGAGTGTGCCAATGGATACGTCCTGGATCACGGATCAGATAGAATCACATGTATGGGAGGGACGTGGAGCAAACAAGAATTAATATGCAAAA AGAAAGACTGTGGTATGCCTAGACCTGTGGCCAATATGCAATATGGCATCCCTAATGGAACATTGTTTGGTGCATTCATCAAGCCATATTGtgacagagg ATATGATCTTCAGGGTTCAAGCTATAGGCAATGTCTTGCAAATGGCTGGACTGGAAGGTCAATGTGTTTCT tgaaAAAATGTGCCAAGCCTACCGAGATTCATAATGGTATGATAATCAACCATTCAAACAAGGAATTGCCAGATTTTCAAGATGTTATTCAATACTCCTGTCATGAAAACTATATTCTTGAAGGCAACAGTTCCATTGTTTGCCAGGAAAATGGTGAATATAGCTCCCCACCACCCCAGTGCAGAG GTAAAAGAGAACCAGCCAGTGAGCCAACAGAATCCACCCCCAGCAACTTTTATACCAACAGCACTCTACCCAGATTAGGAAATGAATCTG ATTTGAGGGAATTGGAGTCAACCGAATCTACACTAACTGAATCTACAACCAGCAACCTCAGCGCCATCAGTACCCCACCTGAATCACAGG GAATGGTGGAAGAAGCGTCCTTTGGTCAATTTCTAA CAGAAGTTTTTGGGATTGTATTTGGCATTTTAATAT GTCCAGGCATCCTGTATGCTATTTATCGCCATCTTAAACGGAAAGG ATCATATGACACTGGAGAAGCGCTGAGGACAAAAGAAGAATTATTGCAAAAACACAGTCTCTAA